In Candidatus Wallbacteria bacterium, the sequence GTTCAGATTTTAACAGCTACTAAATAGCCTCGAATTCATCAATCCTCAGACCAGGGTCTTTATCCAGGGTCAGCTGATGACCGGTGGCTGAGTCGAAATCTTTCAGCAGCTTATTCTTTTGAATGAAATCATAGATCACCGGATGCACGATCAGTTTATCCTGGTCCAACCCGTGCTTTTTTGATTTGAGAAATGAATAAATTTTATCCGCGATTTTTTTGCTCGCCGGAGCGCGGCCGCTCCCGGAGCAGAAGTGGCAGGGTTCTGTCAACGTATCGAGCAGGGAGTTTTTGACTTTTTTCCGAGTCATTTCCACCAGACCAAAATCAGTGATGCCTTTGATGCAGACTCTGGATTTGTCGTTCTGGAAACCTTCGTTCAAAATCCGCAGGATCTCGTCCTGATGATGGTGTTCCTTCATATCGATGAAATCGATGATAATGATGCCGCCAATGTCCCTCAATCTGATCTGACGGGAGATTTCCAGGGCAGCTTCCTTATTCACTGCGAAAACCGTTTCTTCCAGATTGGTTTTACCCACAAAACTGCCTGTATTGACGTCAACCGCGGTCAGGGCTTCAGTATGTTCGAGGACCAGGTAAGATCCGTTTTTCAGGTCGATCCTGCGCTGGAGTGAATTGGAAAGTTCAGTCTCCAGTCCATATTCCTCGAAAAGCGGCTTGCCGGCCTTGGCTTCATCGTAAAGGCTCAGCTTGACCCCGCCTGAGGGGTCGATGAAGGAGATGAACTCTTCGATTTCTTTATGGAATCCCTCGTGATTGATGATGATCTCA encodes:
- a CDS encoding Rne/Rng family ribonuclease; protein product: MKKIIIEVGIFFIQATLVCDGKITELYVEDRSAQSMVGNIYKGKVTNVLPGMQSIFVDVGNKKDVFVYVGDFQKVPDFLVEEYGIESPQQAPLVDIKKLFRIGNQIIIQIMKDPIGTKGARGTPHLTLPGHYLVLMPQDCHVGISRRVEDEKERNKLKNTIVNCNKENYGLIVRTAASYKTPEELEREYSYLIHLWQKICRKMEKKGLPNLIHREPELPLRVIRDFYDRSIDEIIINHEGFHKEIEEFISFIDPSGGVKLSLYDEAKAGKPLFEEYGLETELSNSLQRRIDLKNGSYLVLEHTEALTAVDVNTGSFVGKTNLEETVFAVNKEAALEISRQIRLRDIGGIIIIDFIDMKEHHHQDEILRILNEGFQNDKSRVCIKGITDFGLVEMTRKKVKNSLLDTLTEPCHFCSGSGRAPASKKIADKIYSFLKSKKHGLDQDKLIVHPVIYDFIQKNKLLKDFDSATGHQLTLDKDPGLRIDEFEAI